The window TGACTCAATCGTAACACCTTGGAAAACAACGGACCTTACTACATCGCCTTCAATCGTACAACCTTCATTGATTAAGGATTCCAAGATTTCTGCATCTGGTGATATATATTGTGGTGGGTGATTAGGATTTACCGAATAAATTCTCCATGACCGATCAAAAAGATCTAACTCACAAGTTTCATCTAAAAGATCCATGTTGGCTTCCCACAAACTTCTTACCGTGCCTACGTCCTTCCAATATCCCTTAAAAGGGTAGGCAAATAACTTTTTGTTGTCCTCCAGCAAACACGGTATGATATCCTTCCCAAAATCATGACTTGAGAGTGGGTTATCATTATCCCTAATCAAATATTCCTTTAACAATTTCCATTTAAAGATATAAATTCCCATTGAGGCTAAATTGCTTTGTGGATGCTCCGGCTTTTCGGCAAATTCTGTGACCTCCATTTCTTCGTTCGTATTCATAATCCCGAACCGGCTGGCTTCATCCCAAGGTACCTCAATGACCGATATCGTCACGTCTGCACCCTTGTTAACATGAAAATCAAGCATTACTTCATAATCCATTTTATAAATATGATCTCCTGAGAGGATCAAAACATGTTCTGGTTCATATTGGTTCAAATAGTTTATATTTTGATAGATAGCACTTGCCGTACCAGAATACCATTTCACTTCTGAGGACTCAGCATAAGGTGGTAGAACGGTTACTCCCCCATTCTTACGGTCTAAATCCCAAGCACTCCCGATTCCAATATATGAATTCAATATTAGTGGCTGATATTGTGTTAAAACTCCAACCGTATCAATTCCAGAATTTGTGCAGTTACTTAATGGAAAATCAATAATTCGATATTTTCCTCCAAACGGAACGGCTGGCTTTGCAATTTCCTTTGTTAAGGAATTAAGTCTGCTGCCTTTTCCTCCTGCCAACAGCATGGCGACGCACTTTTTCTTTCCCATCATTCTCCAGCTCCTTCCGTTTTTTCACAGGGCGTAACACAGTAATTCCAAATGGAGGAATCGTCATTTCCAATTGACATGGTTTCCCATGATAAGGTTTTGATATTGATTTTAATAACTTTTTATTGAGATGGTTCGCTCCACCAAAAATTTCTGCATCACTATTTAATATCTCCCGGTAGACACCATCTTTTGGTACGCCAACTTTATAATTTTCATATGGGTACTCACCAAAATTGCAAACGATAATTAAAAAATCATCGATGCCTGATCCTTTCCGAATAAAAGAAAAGATAGATTGATCAGTGTTATTAGCATCAATCCATTCAAATCCCTCAAAGGTATGATCTAATTCATAAAAAGGTTTTGAACGTTTGTAAATTTTCACTAACTGTTTACTAAAAACATGTATTTTTTTGTGCATGTCATAGTCAAATAAATTCCAGTCTAGTTCTTCTTTGTCTTTCCACTCTGCAAATTGACCAAATTCAGTTCCCATAAATAGTAGTTTTTTTCCTGGGTGGGCCATCATATAACCTAGGAGCAATCTTAACTGTGCAAATTTCCGCCAGTAATCTCCTGGCATTTTGTTGAGGAGTGATTTCTTTCCGTGGACAACCTCGTCATGCGAGAAAGGTAAAATGAAGTTTTCTGAAAAGGCGTATAAAAAGGAAAAAGTAACCTTATTATGCATAGAAGACCGAAGATCAGGTTCTGTTTCCATATAAGTCAACATGTCATTCATCCAGCCCATATTCCATTTAAAGCTAAAACCTAGCCCCCCCTGTTCAACAGGTACCGTCACTTTTGGCCAATCTGTTGAGTCTTCAGCAATCATCAATATCCCTGAATCTTCCTGAAGGACAATTTGGTTTAGATTTTTCAAAAAATCCAGTCCAAACATATTCACATGCTGCCCATCGGAATTTGGCCAGAAGATAATATTTGATACGGCATCAACCCGAAATCCATCGATATGGTAGTACCTCATCCAAAACAACGCGTTAGAAATTAAAAAACTGTGGACTTCTTTT of the Bacillus sp. 1NLA3E genome contains:
- the glgB gene encoding 1,4-alpha-glucan branching protein GlgB — its product is MTLKTYLPTELQLYLFHEGTLFESYKLFGAHIFKEEDRTYTRFCVWAPHAKAVSLVGDFNNWNGNGCIFHKVNKEGVWALVLEGNLEGYIYKYEIISRSGERLLKADPYGFYSELRPSTASVVYSLDGFEWKDQGWKKKKLRKSVVSEPTIIYEIHAGSWRKNPDGSFLTYRELADQLIPYVLDGGFTHVELLPLVEHPLDVSWGYQGVGYYSLTSRYGSPHDFMYFVDQCHQNGIGVILDWVPGHFCKDSHGLYRFDGDYTYEYMAKDDRENHVWGTANFDLGKKEVHSFLISNALFWMRYYHIDGFRVDAVSNIIFWPNSDGQHVNMFGLDFLKNLNQIVLQEDSGILMIAEDSTDWPKVTVPVEQGGLGFSFKWNMGWMNDMLTYMETEPDLRSSMHNKVTFSFLYAFSENFILPFSHDEVVHGKKSLLNKMPGDYWRKFAQLRLLLGYMMAHPGKKLLFMGTEFGQFAEWKDKEELDWNLFDYDMHKKIHVFSKQLVKIYKRSKPFYELDHTFEGFEWIDANNTDQSIFSFIRKGSGIDDFLIIVCNFGEYPYENYKVGVPKDGVYREILNSDAEIFGGANHLNKKLLKSISKPYHGKPCQLEMTIPPFGITVLRPVKKRKELENDGKEKVRRHAVGRRKRQQT
- a CDS encoding glucose-1-phosphate adenylyltransferase; protein product: MGKKKCVAMLLAGGKGSRLNSLTKEIAKPAVPFGGKYRIIDFPLSNCTNSGIDTVGVLTQYQPLILNSYIGIGSAWDLDRKNGGVTVLPPYAESSEVKWYSGTASAIYQNINYLNQYEPEHVLILSGDHIYKMDYEVMLDFHVNKGADVTISVIEVPWDEASRFGIMNTNEEMEVTEFAEKPEHPQSNLASMGIYIFKWKLLKEYLIRDNDNPLSSHDFGKDIIPCLLEDNKKLFAYPFKGYWKDVGTVRSLWEANMDLLDETCELDLFDRSWRIYSVNPNHPPQYISPDAEILESLINEGCTIEGDVVRSVVFQGVTIESGAVIRESVIMPDVVIGKNVFIEKAIIQSGLQIPDGAVIRGNMDPEGIMLVSEEMLPNIPVQMKVPNKKIG